Proteins encoded within one genomic window of Manis pentadactyla isolate mManPen7 chromosome 4, mManPen7.hap1, whole genome shotgun sequence:
- the LOC118922875 gene encoding olfactory receptor 1D2-like, which translates to MDGVNRSGVSEFLLLGLSENPEEQGVLFWMFLSMYLVTVVGHVLIILAIGSDSRLHTPMYFFLANLSLTDLFFVTNTIPKTLMNLWSQNKAISYAGCLTQLYFLVSLVALDNLILATMAYDRYVAICRPLHYTTAMRPGLCVLLLALCWVLSVLYGLIHTLLMTRVTFCGSRKIRYIFCEMYVLLRIACSNTQINHTVLITTGCFTFLTPLGLMIMSYIWIVRAILRIPSASSKYKAFSTCASHLAVVTLFYGTLGMVYLQPLCTYSMKDSVATMMYAVLTPMMNPFIYSLRNKDMQGALGRLLLRKGFQRLT; encoded by the coding sequence ATGGATGGAGTCAACCGGAGTGGGGTCTCCGAGTTCCTGCTCCTGGGGCTCTCGGAGAATCCTGAGGAGCAGGGGGTCCTGTTTTGGATGTTCCTGTCCATGTACCTGGTCACAGTGGTGGGACATGTCCTCATCATCCTGGCCATCGGCTCTGACTCCCGTctgcacacccccatgtacttcttcctggccAACCTCTCCCTCACTGACCTCTTTTTTGTCACTAACACAATCCCCAAGACGCTGATGAACCTTTGGTCCCAGAACAAAGCCATCTCCTACGCGGGGTGTCTGACACAGCTCTACTTCCTGGTCTCCTTGGTGGCCCTGGACAACCTCATCCTGGCCACGATGGCatatgaccgctacgtggccatctgccgCCCCCTCCACTACACCACAGCCATGAGACCTGGGCTCTGTGTTTTGCTCCTCGCCTTGTGTTGGGTATTGTCTGTGCTCTATGGCCTCATCCACACCCTCCTCATGACCAGGGTGACCTTCTGTGGGTCCCGGAAGATCCGCTACATCTTCTGCGAGATGTATGTGCTGCTGAGGATTGCGTGTTCCAACACCCAGATCAATCACACAGTGCTCATCACCACGGGCTGCTTCACCTTCCTCACCCCCTTAGGACTGATGATCATGTCCTATATTTGGATTGTCAGGGCCATCCTCCGGATACCCTCAGCTTCTAGCAAGtacaaagccttctccacctgtgcctCCCATTTGGCTGTGGTCACCCTCTTCTATGGGACACTTGGTATGGTATATCTGCAGCCCCTCTGCACCTACTCCATGAAGGACTCGGTAGCCACCATGATGTACGCTGTGTTAACCCCCAtgatgaaccccttcatctacagcctgaggaacaaggACATGCAAGGGGCTCTGGGAAGGCTCCTCCTCAGGAAAGGCTTCCAGAGGTTGACATGA
- the LOC118922876 gene encoding olfactory receptor 1D2-like gives MPGGNQSEFTEFLLLGISQSPKEERVLFWMFLSMYLVTVVGHVLIILAIGSDSHLHTPMYFFLANLSLTDLFFVTNTIPKTLVNLQSQNKAISYAGCLTQLYFLVSLVALDNLILAAMAYDRYVAICRPLYYVTLMSPGLCILLLSFCWVISALYGLFLTLFMTRVTFCGSRKIHYIFCEMYVLLRIACSSTQIIHTVLIATGCFIFLTPLGLMIMSYVWIVRAILRIPSASSKYKAFSTCASHLAVVSLFYGTLAMVYLQPLHTYSMKDSVATVMYAVVTPMMNPFIYSLRNKDMQGALGRLLLGKDFQGLT, from the coding sequence ATGCCTGGAGGCAACCAGAGTGAATTCACTGAGTTCCTTCTCCTAGGGATCTCACAGAGTCCTAAAGAGGAGCGGGTACTATTTTGGATGTTCCTGTCCATGTACCTGGTCACAGTGGTGGGACATGTCCTCATCATCCTGGCCATTGGCTCTGACTCCCACctgcacacccccatgtacttcttcctggccAACCTCTCCCTCACCGACCTCTTCTTTGTCACCAACACAATCCCCAAGACATTGGTGAACCTTCAGTCCCAGAACAAAGCCATCTCCTATGCAGGGTGTCTGACACAGCTCTACTTCCTGGTCTCCTTGGTGGCCCTGGACAACCTCATCCTGGCCGCGATGGcatatgaccgctatgtggccatctgccgccCCCTCTACTATGTCACACTAATGAGCCCTGGGCTCTGTATTTTGCTTCTCTCTTTCTGTTGGGTGATTTCTGCCCTCTATGGCCTCTTCCTCACCCTCTTTATGACCAGGGTGACCTTCTGTGGGTCCCGGAAGATCCACTACATCTTCTGCGAGATGTATGTGCTGCTGAGGATTGCATGTTCCAGCACCCAGATCATTCACACAGTGCTCATCGCCACAGGCTGCTTCATCTTCCTCACCCCCTTAGGATTGATGATCATGTCCTACGTCTGGATTGTCAGAGCCATCCTCCGGATACCCTCAGCTTCTAGCAAGtacaaagccttctccacctgtgcctCCCATTTGGCTGTGGTTTCCCTCTTTTATGGGACACTTGCCATGGTATATCTGCAGCCCCTCCACACCTACTCCATGAAGGACTCAGTAGCCACCGTGATGTATGCTGTGGTGACCCCCAtgatgaaccccttcatctacagcctgaggaacaaggACATGCAAGGGGCTCTGGGAAGACTTCTCTTAGGGAAAGATTTCCAGGGGTTGACATGA